In Cyanobium sp. AMD-g, one genomic interval encodes:
- the pgl gene encoding 6-phosphogluconolactonase translates to MARLTEPSTRYHLIVAASPEELARQAAEQIAAGIDLALAERDRAQIALAGGETPRAAYSRLGGEHLPWERVDVLLGDERWVPADDPSSNARMLRETLLAQAPASRARFHPVPTDRPSAEASAVAYAAELAVLCPGRMPRFDVVLLGLGDDGHTASLFPGTASPAVVDRPVTIGEGKGLPRITLTAPVLSAARRVIFLVSGAGKRQALARLLDPSEPAERTPARLVRPASEVVILADAAAAADLPPH, encoded by the coding sequence ATGGCTCGATTGACCGAACCCAGCACCCGCTATCACCTGATCGTCGCCGCCAGCCCCGAGGAGCTGGCCCGCCAGGCGGCTGAACAGATCGCCGCCGGCATCGACCTGGCCCTGGCCGAGCGGGACCGGGCCCAGATCGCCCTGGCCGGTGGCGAAACCCCCCGGGCGGCCTACAGCCGTCTGGGGGGCGAGCACCTGCCCTGGGAGCGCGTTGATGTGCTCCTGGGCGATGAGCGCTGGGTGCCCGCCGACGACCCCTCCAGCAATGCCCGCATGCTGCGCGAAACCCTGCTGGCCCAGGCGCCCGCCAGCCGGGCCCGGTTCCACCCGGTGCCCACCGACCGGCCCAGCGCCGAGGCCAGCGCCGTGGCCTATGCGGCGGAACTGGCGGTGCTCTGCCCCGGCCGGATGCCCCGCTTCGATGTGGTGCTGCTGGGCCTGGGCGACGACGGCCACACCGCCTCCCTGTTCCCGGGCACGGCGTCCCCCGCTGTTGTCGACCGGCCGGTCACCATCGGCGAAGGCAAGGGTCTGCCCCGCATCACCCTCACCGCTCCGGTGCTCTCGGCGGCCCGCCGGGTGATCTTTCTGGTCAGTGGCGCCGGCAAACGCCAGGCGCTGGCCCGGCTGCTCGACCCCAGTGAGCCCGCCGAGCGCACCCCCGCCCGGCTGGTGCGGCCGGCTTCGGAGGTGGTGATCCTGGCCGATGCCGCCGCCGCCGCCGACCTTCCCCCCCACTGA
- the gndA gene encoding NADP-dependent phosphogluconate dehydrogenase — translation MGKAHFGLIGLGVMGENLVLNAERNGFSSVVYNRTYAKTEDFLAGRGAGKDIVGAASLEEFVAALERPRRILMMVKAGAPVDATIASISPLLEEGDLLIDGGNSLYTDTERRAAELESKSFGYIGMGVSGGAKGALEGPSMMPGGTKAAYDAIESLVTKMAAQVEDGPCVTYIGPGGAGHFVKTVHNGIEYGIEQILAEAYDLMKRIGGLDGDAMADVLGGWNQTEELASFLVEITEVCLRTKDPESGGDLVELIVDAAGQKGTGLWTVVSALEMGVPVPTIYAALNARVLSSLRSERMEAEAVLHGPAPHSFSLGEPATGMAPLRDACILACIASYGQGMALLQEASKLHDYNLDFSAIGQIWKGGCIIRARLLQRIQDAYGANPSLPNLMLDPWFAAQVNQRLGGLRQVVAGAALAGIPVPCLSSTLDYIDSYRSGRLPQNLVQAMRDCFGSHTYERTDRPGAFHTEWLD, via the coding sequence ATGGGCAAGGCGCATTTCGGACTCATCGGCCTTGGCGTGATGGGGGAGAACCTGGTCCTCAACGCCGAGCGAAACGGCTTCTCGAGCGTCGTCTACAACCGGACCTACGCCAAGACCGAGGACTTCCTGGCGGGACGCGGTGCCGGCAAGGACATCGTGGGAGCCGCCAGCCTGGAGGAGTTCGTGGCGGCGCTGGAGCGGCCCCGCCGCATCCTGATGATGGTCAAGGCGGGCGCTCCGGTGGACGCCACCATCGCCAGCATCTCGCCGCTGCTCGAGGAAGGTGATCTGCTGATCGACGGCGGCAACTCCCTCTACACCGACACCGAGCGGCGGGCGGCTGAGCTGGAGAGCAAGAGCTTCGGCTACATCGGCATGGGCGTCTCCGGTGGCGCCAAGGGGGCCCTGGAGGGCCCGAGCATGATGCCCGGCGGCACCAAGGCGGCCTATGACGCCATCGAAAGCCTGGTCACCAAGATGGCCGCCCAGGTGGAGGACGGCCCCTGCGTCACCTACATCGGCCCCGGTGGCGCCGGCCACTTCGTCAAGACCGTCCACAACGGCATCGAGTACGGCATCGAGCAGATCCTGGCCGAGGCCTACGACCTGATGAAGCGCATCGGCGGCCTCGATGGCGACGCCATGGCCGACGTGCTGGGGGGCTGGAACCAGACCGAAGAGCTCGCCTCCTTCCTGGTGGAGATCACCGAGGTGTGCCTGCGCACCAAGGATCCCGAAAGCGGTGGCGATCTGGTGGAGCTGATCGTTGATGCCGCCGGCCAGAAGGGCACCGGCCTGTGGACCGTGGTCAGCGCCCTGGAGATGGGGGTGCCTGTGCCCACGATCTACGCCGCCCTCAACGCCCGGGTGCTGAGCTCCCTGCGCAGCGAGCGGATGGAGGCCGAAGCGGTGCTGCACGGCCCCGCCCCCCACAGCTTCTCCCTGGGGGAGCCGGCCACCGGCATGGCGCCGTTGCGGGATGCCTGCATCCTGGCCTGCATCGCCAGCTACGGCCAGGGCATGGCCCTGCTGCAGGAGGCGTCCAAACTCCACGACTACAACCTCGACTTCTCGGCCATCGGCCAGATCTGGAAGGGGGGCTGCATCATCCGGGCCCGGCTGCTGCAACGCATCCAGGACGCCTATGGCGCCAATCCCTCCCTGCCCAACCTGATGCTGGATCCCTGGTTCGCCGCCCAGGTCAACCAGCGCCTGGGCGGCCTGCGCCAGGTGGTGGCCGGAGCGGCCCTGGCCGGCATTCCCGTGCCCTGCCTGAGCAGCACCCTCGATTACATCGACAGCTACCGCAGCGGCCGCCTGCCCCAGAACCTGGTGCAGGCGATGCGCGACTGCTTCGGCTCCCATACTTATGAACGCACGGACCGCCCCGGCGCGTTCCATACCGAATGGCTCGATTGA
- a CDS encoding glucose-1-phosphate adenylyltransferase: MKRVLAIILGGGAGTRLYPLTKMRAKPAVPLAGKYRLIDIPISNCINSEINKIYVLTQFNSASLNRHLTMSYNLSAGFGQGFVEVLAAQQTPDSPSWFEGTADAVRKYQWLFQEWDVDHYLILSGDQLYRMDYSKFVQHHIDCGADLTVGALPVDGAQAEGFGLMRTSSDGRILEFSEKPTGDALEAMRVNTESLGLSAEEAVKRPFLASMGIYVFNRNTLFNLLASNPDSTDFGKEIIPTSLREGDHLQTFLFDDYWEDIGTIGAFYEANLALTDQPNPAFSFYDEKFPIYTRPRYLPPSKLQDAQVTQSIIGEGSLLKACSIHHCVLGVRSRVEDEVVLQDTLVMGADFFESSEERLVLHERGGTPIGVGRGTTVKGAILDKNVRIGRDVTIVNKDRVEEADRPELNFYIRNGIVVVVKNGTIADGTVI; the protein is encoded by the coding sequence ATGAAACGCGTTCTGGCCATCATTCTGGGAGGCGGGGCGGGAACACGTCTCTACCCCCTCACCAAGATGCGGGCCAAGCCCGCCGTGCCTCTCGCGGGCAAGTACCGCCTGATCGATATTCCCATCAGCAACTGCATCAACTCGGAGATCAACAAGATCTACGTGCTGACCCAGTTCAACAGCGCCTCGCTCAACCGTCACCTGACGATGAGCTACAACCTTTCAGCCGGTTTCGGCCAGGGGTTCGTGGAGGTGCTGGCCGCCCAGCAGACCCCCGACAGCCCCAGCTGGTTCGAAGGCACCGCCGATGCGGTGCGCAAATACCAGTGGCTGTTTCAGGAGTGGGACGTCGACCACTACCTGATTCTTTCCGGTGACCAGCTCTACCGGATGGACTACAGCAAGTTCGTGCAGCACCACATCGATTGCGGCGCTGACCTGACCGTGGGTGCCCTGCCGGTGGACGGGGCCCAGGCGGAAGGATTCGGCCTGATGCGGACCTCCTCCGACGGCCGCATCCTGGAGTTCAGCGAGAAGCCCACCGGGGACGCCCTCGAGGCGATGCGGGTCAACACCGAAAGCCTGGGCCTGTCCGCCGAGGAGGCCGTCAAGCGGCCCTTCCTGGCGTCGATGGGGATCTACGTCTTCAACCGCAACACCCTGTTCAACCTGCTGGCCAGCAATCCGGATTCGACGGATTTCGGCAAGGAGATCATCCCCACCTCCCTGCGGGAGGGGGACCATCTGCAGACCTTCCTGTTCGACGACTACTGGGAGGACATCGGGACGATCGGCGCGTTCTACGAGGCCAACCTGGCCCTCACGGATCAACCCAACCCGGCCTTCTCCTTCTACGACGAGAAGTTCCCGATCTACACCCGGCCCCGTTACCTGCCGCCCAGCAAGCTGCAGGACGCCCAGGTCACCCAGTCGATCATCGGCGAAGGATCCCTGCTCAAGGCCTGCAGCATTCACCACTGCGTCCTGGGGGTCCGCTCCCGGGTTGAAGACGAGGTGGTGCTCCAGGACACCCTGGTGATGGGGGCCGACTTCTTCGAATCGTCGGAGGAGCGCCTGGTGCTGCACGAACGGGGCGGCACCCCGATCGGCGTGGGACGCGGCACCACGGTCAAGGGGGCCATCCTCGACAAGAACGTGCGCATCGGCCGCGACGTCACCATCGTCAACAAGGACCGGGTGGAGGAAGCCGACCGACCGGAGCTGAACTTCTACATCCGCAACGGCATCGTGGTGGTGGTCAAAAACGGCACCATCGCCGACGGCACGGTCATCTGA
- a CDS encoding glutamyl-tRNA reductase: MHIAVVGLSHRTAPVEIRERLSIPEQTMEDSLQRLRADEQVIEASILSTCNRLEIYTLLRHPERGISAVGDFLSQQSGLAVEELRPHLFTYHHEDAVGHLLRVAAGLDSLVLGEGQILSQVKKMVRLGQEHRSVGPILNRLLNQAVSTGKRVRTETNLGTGAVSISSAAVELAQLKVGQAGGRDELVPLDQEQVAVVGAGRMARLLLQHLQAKGCRGVVVLNRTVSRAEALAADFPTLPVQCRPLDDLDHCLSTCSLVFTSTGAEEPIITARRLEGLNRRSSLMLIDIGVPRNISADAAELPGVDSFDVDDLQEVVARNQEARREMAAEAEGLLAEESRLFLEWWDGLEAVPLVNRLRLQLEDIREQELQKALSRMGPDLSARERKVVEALSKGIINKVLHTPVTKLRAPQPRQQRLASMAVLRDLFELHDEPPEA; the protein is encoded by the coding sequence ATGCACATCGCCGTCGTCGGTCTGAGCCATCGCACGGCTCCGGTGGAGATCCGCGAACGCCTGAGCATCCCCGAGCAGACGATGGAGGATTCCCTCCAGCGTCTGCGGGCGGATGAGCAGGTGATCGAGGCATCGATCCTGAGTACCTGCAACCGGCTCGAGATCTACACCCTGCTGCGCCATCCCGAACGGGGCATCAGCGCCGTCGGCGACTTCCTCAGCCAGCAGTCCGGGCTGGCGGTGGAGGAGTTGCGCCCCCATCTGTTCACCTACCACCACGAGGACGCGGTGGGCCACCTGCTGCGGGTGGCCGCCGGCCTCGACAGCCTGGTGCTTGGGGAGGGTCAGATCCTTTCCCAGGTGAAGAAGATGGTGCGCCTGGGCCAGGAGCACCGCTCCGTGGGGCCGATCCTCAACCGCCTGCTCAACCAGGCGGTGAGCACCGGCAAGCGGGTCCGCACCGAAACCAACCTCGGCACCGGCGCGGTCTCGATCAGCTCCGCAGCCGTCGAACTGGCCCAGCTCAAGGTGGGCCAGGCCGGCGGTCGGGACGAACTGGTGCCCCTAGACCAGGAACAGGTGGCGGTGGTGGGGGCCGGCCGCATGGCCCGGCTGCTGCTGCAGCACCTCCAGGCCAAGGGCTGCCGGGGCGTGGTGGTGCTCAACCGCACCGTCTCCCGGGCCGAAGCCCTGGCGGCCGATTTCCCCACCCTGCCAGTGCAGTGTCGTCCCCTGGACGACCTCGACCACTGCCTGAGCACCTGCTCGCTGGTGTTCACCAGCACCGGCGCTGAGGAGCCGATCATCACGGCCCGCCGGCTGGAGGGGCTCAACCGCCGCTCCAGCCTGATGCTCATCGATATCGGTGTGCCCCGCAACATCAGCGCGGATGCGGCCGAGCTGCCGGGGGTCGACAGCTTTGATGTCGACGATCTCCAGGAGGTGGTGGCCCGCAACCAGGAGGCCCGCCGGGAGATGGCCGCCGAGGCTGAGGGGCTCCTGGCCGAGGAATCGCGCCTGTTCCTGGAATGGTGGGACGGCCTTGAGGCGGTGCCGCTGGTCAACCGGTTGCGCCTGCAACTGGAGGACATCCGCGAACAGGAGCTCCAGAAGGCCCTGAGTCGCATGGGCCCCGACCTCTCCGCCCGGGAGCGGAAGGTGGTCGAAGCCCTCAGCAAGGGCATCATCAACAAGGTCCTGCACACGCCGGTCACCAAGCTGCGGGCACCCCAGCCCCGCCAGCAGCGCCTGGCGTCGATGGCGGTGCTCCGTGACCTGTTCGAGCTCCACGACGAGCCACCGGAGGCCTGA
- the glpX gene encoding class II fructose-bisphosphatase yields the protein MDRTLIQELLEVVEQAAIASARLTGLGKKDEADAAAVEAMRTRMGSIAMQGRIVIGEGERDEAPMLYIGEEVGSGTGPGVDFAVDPCEGTNLCANAQDGSMAVLAASDRGGLFYAPDFYMKKLAAPPAAKGKVDIRKSATENIAILSEVLGLAPSELTIVVMDRARHKDLIAEIRATGARVKPISDGDVQAAIACGFAGTGTHCLMGIGAAPEGVISAAALRCLGGHFQGQLVYDPAVAQTSEWADYTKEGNIARLNEMGITDVDKVYEAEELASGENVVFAGSGITPGLLFKGVVFEADCTRTSSLIISSLDRSARFTDTVHIKEGAKSIALR from the coding sequence GTGGATCGCACTCTCATCCAGGAACTGCTCGAAGTCGTCGAGCAGGCCGCCATCGCCTCTGCCCGCCTGACAGGGCTCGGCAAGAAGGACGAAGCCGATGCCGCTGCCGTTGAGGCGATGCGCACCCGCATGGGCAGCATCGCCATGCAGGGCCGCATCGTCATCGGTGAGGGCGAGCGGGATGAAGCCCCGATGCTCTACATCGGCGAGGAAGTCGGCAGCGGCACCGGTCCGGGCGTTGATTTCGCCGTGGATCCCTGCGAAGGCACCAACCTCTGCGCCAATGCCCAGGACGGCTCGATGGCCGTGCTCGCCGCCAGCGACCGCGGCGGCCTCTTCTACGCCCCCGACTTCTACATGAAGAAGCTGGCGGCGCCCCCGGCCGCCAAGGGCAAGGTGGACATCCGCAAGAGCGCCACCGAGAACATCGCCATCCTGAGCGAGGTCCTGGGCCTGGCCCCCAGCGAACTCACCATCGTGGTGATGGACCGCGCCCGCCACAAGGACCTGATCGCCGAGATCCGCGCCACCGGCGCCCGGGTCAAGCCGATCAGTGACGGCGACGTGCAGGCCGCGATCGCCTGCGGCTTCGCCGGCACCGGCACCCATTGCCTGATGGGCATCGGCGCCGCTCCCGAGGGTGTGATCTCCGCTGCCGCCCTGCGCTGCCTCGGCGGCCACTTCCAGGGCCAGTTGGTGTACGACCCCGCCGTCGCCCAGACCAGCGAGTGGGCCGACTACACCAAGGAGGGCAACATCGCCCGCCTCAACGAGATGGGCATCACCGACGTCGACAAGGTCTACGAAGCCGAGGAGCTGGCCTCCGGCGAGAACGTGGTCTTCGCCGGCAGCGGCATCACCCCGGGCCTGCTGTTCAAGGGCGTCGTGTTCGAGGCTGACTGCACCCGCACCAGCAGCCTGATCATCAGCTCCCTCGACCGCAGCGCCCGCTTCACCGATACGGTGCATATCAAGGAGGGCGCCAAGAGCATCGCCCTGCGCTGA
- the rpe gene encoding ribulose-phosphate 3-epimerase encodes MSTKPLVISPSILSADFSRLGDDVRAVDAAGADWIHVDVMDGRFVPNITIGPLIVEALRPVTTKPLDVHLMIVEPERYVADFAKAGADIISVQVEACPHLHRNLSQIKDLGKMAGAVLNPSTPLDTLEYCLELCDLVLIMSVNPGFGGQSFIPSQVEKIRQLRRICDERGLDPWIEVDGGVKGSNAWQVIEAGANAIVSGSGVFGHADYAEAITGIRNSRRPEPALV; translated from the coding sequence ATGAGCACCAAGCCCCTGGTGATCTCCCCGTCGATCCTCTCCGCCGACTTCTCCCGCCTCGGTGACGACGTGCGGGCCGTGGACGCCGCCGGTGCCGACTGGATCCATGTGGATGTGATGGACGGCCGCTTCGTGCCCAACATCACCATCGGCCCCCTGATCGTCGAGGCCCTGCGGCCGGTGACGACCAAGCCCCTGGACGTTCACCTGATGATCGTCGAGCCCGAACGCTATGTGGCTGATTTCGCCAAGGCCGGCGCCGACATCATCAGCGTCCAGGTGGAGGCCTGCCCGCACCTGCACCGCAACCTCAGCCAGATCAAGGATCTGGGCAAGATGGCCGGCGCCGTGCTGAACCCCAGCACCCCCCTCGACACCCTCGAGTACTGCCTGGAGCTCTGTGATCTGGTGCTGATCATGAGCGTCAACCCCGGCTTCGGCGGCCAGAGCTTCATCCCCTCCCAGGTGGAGAAGATCCGCCAGCTGCGCCGGATCTGCGACGAGCGCGGGCTTGATCCCTGGATCGAAGTGGATGGTGGCGTCAAGGGCAGCAATGCCTGGCAGGTGATCGAAGCCGGCGCCAACGCCATCGTCAGCGGCTCCGGGGTCTTCGGCCACGCCGACTACGCCGAGGCCATCACCGGCATCCGCAACAGCCGCCGCCCCGAACCGGCCCTGGTCTGA
- the ccsB gene encoding c-type cytochrome biogenesis protein CcsB, whose amino-acid sequence MNDPVIGLGLAAFALLLLVLPIAFWSVSGGQSNPVVRILVASANLCLTAQLVLRWWESGHFPISNLYESLCFLAWACTLTQLLVERSWPNPLVAAAATPMGLGCVAFASFALPDRLQEASPLVPALRSSWLVMHVSVIMVSYAALLVGSLLSVAVLFVDRNQDLELRGSSIGSGGYRQAQLASDGPGAMALSSSSFRISEQLDSLSYRTITVGFLLLSVGLVSGAVWANEAWGSWWSWDPKETWALICWLVYAAYLHTRLIRGWQGRRPAIVASAGLVVIAVCYIGVNLLGIGLHSYGWFLGS is encoded by the coding sequence GTGAACGATCCGGTCATCGGTCTTGGTCTGGCGGCCTTCGCCCTGCTGCTGCTGGTCCTGCCCATCGCCTTCTGGTCCGTCAGCGGCGGCCAAAGCAACCCGGTGGTGAGGATCCTGGTGGCTTCGGCCAACCTCTGTCTCACGGCCCAGCTGGTGCTGCGCTGGTGGGAATCGGGCCACTTCCCGATCAGCAACCTCTACGAATCCCTTTGTTTCCTGGCCTGGGCCTGCACCCTCACCCAGCTGCTGGTGGAGCGCAGCTGGCCCAACCCGCTGGTGGCGGCGGCGGCCACGCCGATGGGCCTGGGCTGTGTGGCCTTCGCCAGCTTTGCCCTGCCCGATCGCCTTCAGGAAGCCTCACCCCTGGTGCCGGCGCTGCGTTCCAGCTGGCTGGTGATGCACGTCAGCGTGATCATGGTGAGCTATGCGGCCCTGCTGGTGGGCTCCCTGCTGTCGGTGGCCGTGCTGTTCGTCGACCGCAACCAGGACCTGGAGCTGCGCGGCAGCTCGATCGGCAGTGGCGGCTACCGCCAGGCCCAGCTGGCCAGCGACGGCCCCGGCGCCATGGCCCTCAGCAGCAGCAGCTTCCGCATCAGTGAACAGCTCGACAGCCTCAGCTACCGCACGATCACGGTGGGCTTCCTGCTGCTGTCCGTCGGTCTGGTGAGTGGGGCGGTCTGGGCGAATGAGGCCTGGGGCAGCTGGTGGAGCTGGGATCCCAAGGAAACCTGGGCCCTGATCTGCTGGCTGGTGTACGCGGCCTACCTGCACACCCGCCTGATCCGGGGCTGGCAGGGACGTCGCCCGGCGATCGTGGCCTCCGCTGGCCTGGTGGTGATCGCCGTCTGCTACATCGGGGTGAATTTGCTCGGCATCGGCCTGCACAGCTACGGCTGGTTCCTGGGCAGCTGA
- a CDS encoding LptF/LptG family permease, whose product MKGALLESRPTWLQLPSRERLRNWKRTPRWRDLPLLDRWLLQEQLGPLLFGIAAFTAVSLSVGAVFELVRRVAESGLPVLAAVKVLVLRLPSFLVLSFPMATLMATLLAYSRLSGSSELTALRSVGVSTRRMVLPAMALALVMSLLTFVFNDAIVPRANLEATNSLERALGKAIATEQSDNALYSRFTDVKLANGESVKWLTHIFHARQFRKGVMLDVTLLDFSRHGYRQMLTALTGKWNEEQGMWEFNKGRITNIDVASGTTTSASFDRYLYPFTRDPIEVAQLPTDASTMTVGQALTAERLLLEANNTKEARRLRVRIQEKFAFPAICLVFGLIGSSLGVRPNSRTSRSQGFGISVLLIFGYYLMSFIFSSLGITGTLMPFMAAWLPVIIGLAGGLWLLRQASR is encoded by the coding sequence TTGAAAGGTGCCCTGCTGGAAAGTCGCCCCACCTGGCTGCAGCTGCCCAGCCGTGAACGGCTGCGGAACTGGAAGCGAACCCCCCGCTGGCGGGATCTGCCCCTGCTGGACCGCTGGCTGCTGCAGGAACAATTGGGGCCCCTGCTGTTCGGCATCGCCGCCTTCACCGCGGTCTCCCTGTCGGTGGGTGCCGTGTTCGAACTGGTGCGGCGGGTTGCCGAGTCCGGCCTGCCTGTGCTGGCGGCGGTGAAGGTGCTGGTGCTGCGGCTGCCCTCCTTCCTGGTGCTCTCCTTCCCGATGGCCACATTGATGGCCACCCTGCTGGCCTACAGCCGCCTGTCGGGGAGCAGCGAACTGACCGCCCTGCGCAGTGTGGGCGTGAGCACCCGTCGCATGGTGCTGCCGGCGATGGCCCTGGCCCTGGTGATGTCCCTGCTCACCTTTGTCTTCAACGACGCCATCGTGCCGCGGGCGAATCTGGAGGCCACCAACAGCCTGGAGCGAGCCCTGGGCAAGGCCATCGCCACCGAGCAGAGCGACAACGCCCTGTATTCACGCTTCACCGATGTCAAGTTGGCGAACGGAGAATCGGTCAAGTGGCTGACCCACATCTTCCACGCCCGCCAATTCCGCAAGGGGGTGATGCTCGACGTCACCCTGCTGGACTTTTCCCGCCACGGCTACCGGCAGATGCTCACCGCCCTCACGGGCAAGTGGAATGAGGAGCAGGGCATGTGGGAGTTCAACAAGGGCCGGATCACCAACATCGATGTGGCCAGCGGCACCACCACCTCCGCCAGCTTCGATCGCTACCTCTATCCCTTCACCCGTGATCCGATCGAAGTCGCCCAGCTGCCCACCGATGCCAGCACCATGACCGTGGGGCAGGCGCTCACGGCAGAAAGGCTGCTGCTGGAAGCCAACAACACCAAGGAGGCGCGCCGGTTGCGGGTGCGGATTCAGGAGAAATTCGCCTTCCCGGCCATCTGCCTGGTGTTCGGGCTGATCGGCAGCAGCCTGGGGGTTCGGCCCAACTCGCGCACCAGCCGCAGCCAGGGTTTCGGCATCAGTGTGCTGCTGATTTTCGGCTACTACCTGATGTCCTTCATCTTCAGCTCCCTGGGCATCACCGGCACCCTGATGCCCTTCATGGCGGCCTGGTTGCCGGTGATCATCGGCCTGGCCGGCGGGCTCTGGTTGCTGCGGCAGGCCAGCCGCTGA
- the lptB gene encoding LPS export ABC transporter ATP-binding protein — MSLVLERVAITLAGRPLVSDVSLDLHPGEVVGLLGPNGAGKTTTFNLITGLLRPDCGEVLLDGDSVAHLPMPRRARLGIGYLPQEASVFRQLSVRDNLMLALQESGSDPAGRRQRLEQLIHDFHLGSFQYRRGYQLSGGERRRCEVARALAVGNQGPRYLLLDEPFAGVDPMAVADLQTLIDSLRHRQMGVLITDHNVRETLAITDRAYILADGKILASGPSLSVANDPLVRRHYLGEGFQL; from the coding sequence GTGAGCCTGGTACTGGAGAGGGTGGCCATCACCCTCGCAGGCCGTCCTTTGGTGAGCGATGTGAGCCTCGACCTCCATCCCGGTGAGGTGGTGGGGCTCCTGGGGCCGAACGGGGCCGGCAAGACCACCACCTTCAACCTGATCACCGGACTGCTCAGGCCCGATTGCGGCGAGGTGCTGTTGGACGGGGACTCCGTCGCCCATCTGCCGATGCCCCGCCGCGCCAGGCTGGGCATCGGCTACCTCCCCCAGGAGGCGAGCGTGTTTCGCCAGCTCAGTGTCCGCGACAACCTGATGCTGGCCCTCCAGGAGAGCGGTTCCGATCCGGCCGGTCGTCGCCAGCGGCTCGAGCAGCTGATCCACGACTTCCATCTGGGTAGTTTTCAGTACCGGCGTGGCTACCAGCTCTCCGGTGGCGAACGGCGCCGTTGCGAAGTGGCCCGGGCTCTGGCGGTGGGGAACCAGGGTCCCCGCTACCTGCTGCTCGACGAACCCTTCGCCGGGGTCGATCCCATGGCCGTGGCCGACCTCCAGACCCTGATCGACAGCCTGCGCCATCGTCAGATGGGTGTGCTGATCACGGATCACAACGTTCGGGAGACCCTGGCGATCACCGACCGGGCGTACATCCTGGCTGATGGCAAGATCCTGGCCTCCGGACCTTCCCTGTCGGTGGCCAATGATCCCCTGGTAAGGCGTCACTATCTCGGCGAGGGCTTCCAGCTTTGA
- the lptC gene encoding LPS export ABC transporter periplasmic protein LptC, producing the protein MTLPPRPLLFVLAAGLAAAALQVIPPRPVAAQAPAETAQAPRATTAATGMVTIESDKQQADNQNGIVTATGNVRIVYADRGMTATSRQAQYFTNEGRLVLTGDVDVIDTDGQRLRAERLVYLLDSERMVAEPPAGKQVFSKFRLQQQQGSGKPAITKP; encoded by the coding sequence TTGACCCTGCCCCCACGCCCCCTGTTGTTCGTGCTCGCCGCAGGGCTTGCCGCCGCCGCCCTGCAGGTGATTCCGCCGCGCCCGGTGGCGGCTCAGGCGCCAGCAGAAACGGCCCAGGCCCCCAGGGCGACAACAGCCGCCACGGGCATGGTCACGATCGAATCCGACAAGCAGCAGGCCGACAACCAGAACGGCATCGTCACCGCCACGGGCAACGTGCGCATCGTCTATGCCGACCGCGGCATGACGGCCACGTCGCGCCAGGCCCAGTACTTCACCAATGAAGGGCGCCTGGTGCTCACCGGCGATGTTGATGTGATCGACACCGATGGCCAGCGCCTGCGGGCGGAACGGTTGGTGTATCTGTTGGACAGCGAGCGCATGGTGGCGGAACCACCGGCCGGCAAGCAGGTCTTCAGCAAGTTCCGCCTGCAGCAGCAGCAGGGGAGTGGCAAGCCTGCCATCACCAAGCCGTGA
- a CDS encoding DUF309 domain-containing protein, translated as MIGGTGSPDEETLLQADPRLQQAVADFNAADWYACHDGFEALWHETQGPMRPVLQGLLQIAVAELHLERDNRRGATVLMGEGLGRLCRCDDEALGLALAPLRQRAAERLNALQQQSDLGSLPLPRLELARAAGTSPVH; from the coding sequence TTGATCGGCGGTACCGGTTCCCCCGATGAGGAAACCCTGCTGCAGGCCGATCCCCGCCTGCAGCAGGCGGTGGCGGACTTCAACGCCGCCGACTGGTATGCCTGCCACGACGGCTTCGAGGCGCTCTGGCACGAGACCCAGGGACCCATGCGTCCGGTCCTGCAGGGCCTGCTGCAGATCGCCGTGGCCGAACTCCATCTGGAAAGGGACAACCGGCGCGGTGCCACGGTGCTGATGGGGGAGGGACTAGGGCGCCTGTGCCGCTGCGACGATGAAGCCCTTGGTCTGGCCCTGGCTCCCTTGCGTCAACGGGCCGCCGAACGCCTCAACGCCCTGCAGCAGCAGTCCGATCTCGGTTCCCTGCCCCTGCCGCGGCTGGAACTGGCGCGAGCGGCGGGCACGTCGCCGGTACATTGA